Part of the Candidatus Rhabdochlamydia sp. T3358 genome, AAAGCTAGAACAACTATACACAAATCCAGCTAAATACCCATCTGCTTTTATTTGGTACTTCCAAAAAGTCATTAGTCAAAAAACACTCCCCTTTTGTGATAAACAGGGTAGAACAAAATTTTTCGAAGGACTTTTAGTTTTGCTTAGCAGAATCGAACACCAACCTCTACAAAGAGATCTTGTTAAAAAGATTCATAATCTTATATCAGTCGGTCGTTTTGCTATAGTAAGACAGATCATGCAGGAATCCAGTATTGAAGATGTAAAAGAGTTTCTTCTTCTTGCTACAAAATGTCATTCTTTGAGCGATCACGATCAGAAAATCTTTGTCTCACTTGCAGAAGTAGCCTATCCTCAGTTGGCTAAGCTCCATAAAAAAGAGATCCAAGAAGATCTTACTATTTGGACAACCCAAGAAGGATATCAGAAACTACAACAAAGAATTCAACAAATAGCAACAGTAGAAACTGTAGAAAACGCTAAAGAAATTGAAATTGCAAGAGCTCATGGAGATCTAAGAGAAAATGCAGAATTCAAAGCTGCTTTAGAGCGCAGAGATAGACTGCAATCAGAGCTCAAAACCTTATCTGAACAAATGCATCGCGCACGTGTTTTGTCTAAAGAGGATATTTCTACTCAAGAAGTAGGAGTAGGAGCTATTATTGATTGTAAAAATACTCATGGAGAAAAAATAAGTTATACAATTCTAGGACCCTGGGATGCGGATCCAGAAAAGAATATTCTTTCCTTTCAATCCAAGCTAGCCTCAACCATCAATGGTTTGTCAGTAGGAGAGTCCTTTCAATTTCAAGAAGAAACTTTTACTATAGAAGCAATCCATAGCTATCTTTAAAATTTTGAAAAGGAACTTTGCATCCAATGTCTCTGATTTGTTATATCTTTATTAAAACAAGAGAATAGCTTTATGCGTTTGATTATTGCCAGTAAGAATGTACATAAAATCAGAGAGTTTCGTGCTATGCTTAAACTATTTCCTAAATTGGATTTATTAAGCTTAATCGACTTTCCTTTTTATGCCCCTCAAGAAGAGACAGGAATGAGTTTTACAGAAAATTCTACTGCTAAAGCTATACATGCTGCTGCTCAATTGAATGCGTGGGTAATTGCCGATGATTCAGGGCTTGTCGTACCCGCTTTAAATGGGGAGCCTGGTATCTTTTCCCATCGTTACGCAGGAAATAAGGCAACCGATAAGCAAAATAGGCAAAAGCTGCTTAACTCCATGCAGCATTTACAAGACCCTTTGCGCCATGCCTATTTTGAATGTGTGATCTCTTTAGCCTCTCCAGAGGGCTTGAAAAAAACCACTACAGGAAAAGTAGAAGGGGTTATTTTAGAAAAAGAAAAAGGCAGTTTAGGTTTTGGCTATGATTCTATTTTCATGAAGCACGAATATGGAAAAACATTTGCTCAACTAGAAGAGACTATTAAAAACAAAATCTCTCATCGCAGAAAAGCACTAGATAAACTTTTTCCTATATTAGAATCTCTCGTTTAAATGCGTTACTTTGTAGATGGGTATAATCTGCTTTTTTATTTAACAAAAAAACGCAACCCTCTGCGCCAGTACCGCCATGAACTCATCACGTATTTTGCAACTTCTATCTCTTCTTTTTTAGATGTTGTCTTAGTCTTTGATGGCAGTGATC contains:
- the rdgB gene encoding RdgB/HAM1 family non-canonical purine NTP pyrophosphatase; this encodes MRLIIASKNVHKIREFRAMLKLFPKLDLLSLIDFPFYAPQEETGMSFTENSTAKAIHAAAQLNAWVIADDSGLVVPALNGEPGIFSHRYAGNKATDKQNRQKLLNSMQHLQDPLRHAYFECVISLASPEGLKKTTTGKVEGVILEKEKGSLGFGYDSIFMKHEYGKTFAQLEETIKNKISHRRKALDKLFPILESLV